One Opitutus sp. ER46 genomic region harbors:
- a CDS encoding PIN domain-containing protein, whose product MALYLLDTNVLSRLARGIDKDISENVARHMEDCVLSSVAWYELEYGAARSSDPVKASERLTLLRSAFPFVRAFGEEEAAEAASVRAYLETLKPNAQPIGPHDVLLAGHALALGAVLVTHNVREFGRVPRLVVEDWQATA is encoded by the coding sequence ATGGCTCTCTACCTGCTCGATACCAACGTCCTTTCGCGTCTCGCGCGGGGGATCGATAAGGACATCTCCGAGAATGTCGCCCGGCACATGGAGGACTGCGTCTTGTCCTCTGTGGCTTGGTACGAATTGGAATACGGCGCGGCCCGCAGTTCCGATCCCGTGAAGGCGTCCGAAAGGCTAACGTTGCTACGGTCGGCCTTTCCGTTCGTCCGGGCTTTCGGCGAAGAGGAAGCCGCTGAGGCTGCCTCGGTGCGGGCCTATCTCGAAACGCTCAAGCCCAACGCGCAACCCATCGGGCCGCATGACGTGCTCCTGGCTGGCCACGCGCTGGCGTTGGGTGCGGTCCTCGTGACCCACAACGTGCGCGAATTTGGCCGCGTGCCCCGCCTTGTCGTCGAGGATTGGCAAGCGACCGCGTGA
- a CDS encoding pyrophosphate--fructose-6-phosphate 1-phosphotransferase, which yields MRPKKVAILTAGGLAPCLSAAIADLIERYSVVAPDIELLCYRGGYKGLLLGDSIAVTAADRSAAHILRRHGGSPIGNSRVKLTNVKDCLKRGLVKEGQDPLKVAAEQLVRDQVDVLHTIGGDDTNTTAADLAAYLAKNNYQLTVIGLPKTIDNDVVPIRQSLGAWTAAEQGAAFFERVVAEFNANPRMLIVHEVMGRNCGWLTAATAAEYLKRLDGTPVVPGLGLTRDRLAVHGVYIPELALDVAAEAKRLREVMERVGNVNIFVSEGAGVESIVAEMTARGQEVPRDAFGHVKLDAVNPGKWFGEQFAKMIGAEKVLVQKSGYFARSAPANEADLDLIRQCAHHSVDCALRRESGVVGQDEERGDALRAIEFPRIKGGKPFGTSAPWFRQVLATIGQPVTATVATKH from the coding sequence ATGCGGCCCAAGAAAGTTGCCATCCTCACCGCCGGCGGGCTTGCCCCGTGCCTCAGCGCCGCCATCGCGGACCTGATCGAGCGCTACAGCGTCGTCGCGCCGGATATCGAGCTGCTGTGCTATCGCGGCGGCTACAAGGGTCTCCTCCTCGGAGACAGCATCGCCGTCACCGCGGCCGACCGCTCCGCCGCCCATATCCTGCGGCGCCACGGCGGCTCTCCCATCGGCAACAGCCGCGTCAAGCTCACCAACGTCAAGGACTGCCTCAAGCGCGGTCTCGTGAAGGAGGGCCAGGATCCCCTCAAGGTCGCCGCCGAGCAGCTCGTCCGCGACCAGGTCGACGTCCTCCACACGATCGGGGGTGACGATACCAATACCACCGCCGCCGACCTCGCCGCCTATCTGGCGAAGAACAATTACCAGCTCACCGTCATCGGCCTGCCCAAGACGATCGACAACGACGTAGTGCCGATCCGCCAGAGCCTCGGCGCGTGGACCGCGGCCGAACAGGGCGCGGCGTTCTTCGAGCGCGTCGTCGCCGAGTTCAACGCCAACCCGCGCATGCTGATCGTGCACGAGGTCATGGGCCGCAACTGCGGCTGGCTCACCGCCGCCACCGCCGCCGAATACCTCAAGCGTCTCGACGGCACCCCGGTCGTCCCCGGCCTGGGCCTCACCCGCGACCGGCTCGCCGTCCACGGCGTGTACATTCCCGAGCTCGCGCTCGACGTCGCCGCCGAGGCCAAGCGCCTCCGCGAGGTCATGGAGCGCGTCGGCAACGTGAACATCTTTGTCTCCGAGGGCGCGGGCGTGGAGAGCATCGTCGCCGAGATGACCGCGCGCGGGCAGGAAGTGCCGCGCGACGCCTTCGGCCACGTGAAGCTCGACGCCGTCAACCCGGGCAAGTGGTTCGGCGAGCAGTTCGCGAAGATGATCGGTGCCGAGAAGGTCCTTGTGCAGAAGAGCGGTTACTTCGCCCGCTCGGCCCCCGCCAACGAGGCCGACCTCGACCTCATCCGCCAGTGCGCGCACCACTCGGTCGACTGCGCGCTGCGCCGGGAGAGCGGCGTCGTGGGCCAGGACGAGGAGCGCGGCGACGCGCTTCGCGCCATCGAGTTCCCGCGCATCAAGGGCGGCAAGCCGTTCGGCACGTCCGCGCCCTGGTTCCGCCAGGTGCTCGCCACAATCGGCCAGCCCGTCACCGCGACCGTCGCGACCAAGCACTGA
- the gspG gene encoding type II secretion system major pseudopilin GspG gives MQFSKAKRTKRNRGFTMLEIMVVLAIIGLLTGLGISQVNKMLDNARVDTATLFVNTSVKVPLMSYRMHMGDYPSTQEGLQALLTPPSSRAGMWRGPYVERMSLDPWGEPYQYAAPGTHNKDGYDVWSKGPDKQSGTEDDIGNWERSAPKQ, from the coding sequence ATGCAATTTTCCAAAGCCAAGCGCACCAAGCGCAACCGCGGTTTCACCATGCTCGAAATCATGGTGGTGCTGGCGATCATCGGCCTGCTCACCGGTCTCGGCATCTCGCAGGTCAACAAGATGCTCGATAACGCCCGCGTGGACACCGCGACGCTGTTCGTGAACACGTCGGTCAAGGTGCCGCTGATGAGCTATCGCATGCACATGGGCGACTATCCCTCGACGCAGGAGGGTCTGCAGGCGCTCCTGACGCCTCCCTCCAGCCGCGCTGGCATGTGGCGCGGGCCCTACGTGGAGCGCATGTCTCTCGATCCCTGGGGCGAGCCGTACCAGTACGCGGCGCCCGGCACGCACAACAAGGACGGCTACGACGTGTGGTCGAAGGGTCCGGACAAACAGTCGGGGACCGAGGACGACATCGGCAACTGGGAGCGGAGCGCGCCCAAGCAGTGA
- a CDS encoding prepilin-type N-terminal cleavage/methylation domain-containing protein: MAPSVAPVSRLVPSLRRRLASARNARSRRAAFTMMEILLVLALIGLLASILIGGAAQLLNDKPATAEEVFWASVQEARKMALKNEREVTLKFLDEKERGKSFVLSDGVDTKTMPVPAPGDLEVAFLSTQKGTNLMMIGGTAVETQPIPSVSFFPDGTCTSFRVQFLRGGNVRLLAIDPWTCAPMLSAADAASASGTNR; encoded by the coding sequence ATGGCGCCATCCGTTGCCCCCGTTTCCCGGCTCGTTCCGAGCCTGCGGCGGCGCCTTGCATCGGCCCGGAACGCGCGCAGCCGGCGGGCGGCGTTCACCATGATGGAGATCCTGCTGGTGCTGGCGCTGATCGGGCTCCTCGCGAGCATCCTGATCGGCGGCGCCGCGCAACTGCTCAACGACAAGCCGGCGACCGCCGAGGAGGTCTTCTGGGCGTCGGTGCAGGAGGCGCGCAAGATGGCGCTGAAGAACGAGCGGGAGGTGACGCTCAAGTTCCTCGACGAGAAGGAGCGCGGCAAAAGCTTCGTCCTCTCCGACGGCGTCGACACCAAGACCATGCCGGTGCCGGCGCCGGGCGACCTCGAGGTCGCGTTTCTATCCACCCAGAAGGGCACCAATCTCATGATGATCGGCGGCACCGCGGTGGAGACGCAGCCGATTCCCTCGGTGAGCTTCTTCCCGGACGGCACGTGCACCTCGTTTCGCGTGCAATTCCTTCGCGGCGGCAACGTGCGGCTCCTCGCGATCGATCCCTGGACCTGCGCGCCGATGCTGTCGGCGGCCGATGCGGCCAGCGCGAGCGGCACGAACCGGTGA
- a CDS encoding prepilin-type N-terminal cleavage/methylation domain-containing protein, whose protein sequence is MPRRLFRSSRAAGPRRGFTLPEVLVSMAIFTMAAIVLAAAYIGILNGYDAAARMGTSDVDVAFARALVLAEPDREKLEQGGDFDAADGRRVHWSVEISPTTMPDLYQIVFTCAFSGGNQPVKGEPEQVVETFRVLRPTWAVEVAERDKLREAVKARIAEIQGKEAGAR, encoded by the coding sequence ATGCCTCGCCGCCTTTTCCGCTCTTCCCGTGCCGCCGGCCCGCGCCGCGGGTTCACGCTACCGGAGGTGCTGGTGTCGATGGCGATCTTCACCATGGCCGCGATCGTGCTCGCGGCGGCGTACATCGGCATCCTCAACGGCTACGACGCCGCGGCCCGGATGGGGACCTCGGACGTCGACGTCGCCTTCGCTCGCGCGTTGGTGCTCGCCGAGCCGGACCGCGAGAAGCTGGAGCAGGGCGGGGATTTCGATGCGGCCGACGGACGGCGCGTCCATTGGAGCGTGGAGATTTCGCCGACGACGATGCCCGACCTCTACCAGATCGTCTTCACCTGCGCGTTCTCAGGTGGGAACCAGCCGGTGAAGGGCGAGCCGGAGCAGGTCGTTGAAACCTTCCGCGTGTTGCGCCCGACCTGGGCGGTCGAGGTGGCCGAGCGCGACAAGCTGCGCGAAGCCGTGAAGGCGCGCATCGCCGAGATCCAGGGCAAGGAGGCCGGCGCCCGATGA
- a CDS encoding prepilin-type N-terminal cleavage/methylation domain-containing protein translates to MSLRPPFHRRAAGARGFTLIEMVVALALVSLVLIAMNTFVFSMTELWGKNTDVRLFERHVRAVTRFLNHELRAATFPPAAVANSTPVGVQEIRPQSGMTEKLLTFELPAGSRLLVWPERPLPEVVCSLQVRRGEGLLLLWHSRLERDFETDSPRETLITPLVSEMTYDYYDADLSRWTTETALKLDNQGEAMAPQRLRLKFTYQGLTRETVIMIPTPSATLPVF, encoded by the coding sequence ATGAGCTTGCGCCCGCCGTTCCACCGCCGCGCCGCCGGAGCGCGGGGCTTCACGCTCATCGAGATGGTCGTCGCGCTCGCGCTCGTGTCGCTCGTGCTGATCGCGATGAACACGTTCGTGTTCTCGATGACGGAGCTCTGGGGCAAGAACACCGACGTGCGGCTGTTCGAGCGGCACGTCCGGGCCGTCACGCGTTTCCTCAACCACGAACTCCGCGCGGCCACGTTTCCGCCGGCGGCGGTGGCCAACTCGACGCCCGTGGGCGTGCAGGAGATCCGCCCGCAGAGCGGCATGACGGAGAAGCTTCTTACCTTTGAACTGCCGGCGGGCAGCCGCCTGCTCGTCTGGCCCGAGCGTCCTCTCCCTGAGGTCGTGTGCTCGCTGCAGGTCCGGCGCGGCGAGGGGCTGCTGCTGCTGTGGCACTCGCGGCTGGAGCGCGACTTTGAAACCGACTCCCCGCGTGAGACGTTGATCACGCCGCTCGTGAGTGAAATGACCTACGATTATTACGACGCCGACCTGAGCCGGTGGACGACTGAGACGGCGCTGAAGCTCGACAACCAGGGCGAGGCGATGGCGCCGCAGCGGTTGCGGCTGAAGTTCACGTACCAAGGGCTCACCCGTGAGACGGTCATCATGATCCCAACCCCGAGCGCGACCCTGCCTGTATTCTGA